From one Luteipulveratus mongoliensis genomic stretch:
- a CDS encoding HK97 family phage prohead protease — MSVPIEWKAADDGTLEGWASTFGNVDLGADVVTKGAFAATIPDIKANGIPLLADHVASTASVLGTIYDAQETEKGLRIKARFSSAPSAQDVRTKLIEGHLKSLSIGYEATKYSFAEVDGKTVRNIDEAKLWETSVVVFPMNPEATISRVKSLAGAMTPDERKALADALVEDDTTTDEAEPVETTDSTLSSEGDAEAAHVEANPDETDDTPAGGDAPAGWDRYASEAILNGGDPNAVADPARLAGIRTRLELNESALADQLTPRED; from the coding sequence ATGAGCGTGCCCATCGAGTGGAAGGCCGCCGACGACGGCACCCTCGAGGGCTGGGCCTCCACGTTCGGCAACGTCGACCTGGGCGCCGACGTCGTCACCAAGGGCGCATTCGCCGCGACCATCCCCGACATCAAGGCCAATGGCATCCCGCTCCTGGCCGACCACGTCGCCTCGACGGCGTCGGTCCTGGGCACGATCTACGACGCTCAGGAGACCGAGAAGGGCCTGCGGATCAAGGCACGCTTCTCCTCGGCCCCGTCCGCGCAGGACGTCCGGACGAAGCTCATCGAGGGCCACCTGAAGTCGCTGTCGATCGGGTACGAGGCAACGAAGTACAGCTTCGCTGAGGTCGACGGCAAGACCGTTCGGAACATCGACGAGGCCAAGCTTTGGGAGACCTCGGTCGTCGTCTTCCCGATGAACCCCGAGGCCACGATCTCGCGCGTGAAGTCCCTTGCCGGCGCGATGACTCCGGACGAGCGCAAGGCGCTGGCTGACGCGCTCGTCGAGGACGACACGACCACCGACGAGGCCGAGCCCGTCGAGACCACAGACTCCACCCTCTCGAGCGAGGGTGACGCCGAGGCGGCGCACGTCGAGGCGAACCCGGACGAGACCGACGACACCCCCGCAGGTGGCGACGCTCCGGCCGGATGGGACCGCTACGCCAGCGAGGCAATCCTCAACGGCGGCGACCCGAACGCAGTAGCGGACCCGGCCCGCCTGGCTGGCATCCGCACCCGACTCGAGCTGAACGAGTCCGCGCTCGCGGACCAGCTCACACCCCGAGAGGACTGA
- a CDS encoding phage major capsid protein, protein MTTVHPFLERAAQHTAQARAINDEFEGKAMPAEAANQMEKHLQKASEYRRQVEREAALKSTEEWLEEPQYKHDMTGGSAIAAEFGHGAPILASEKKEAAKSAFFDYVRKGESGLTIEQKAALVEDSDGNKLIPTDFAGTILKDLPRDAVYRGMAFVRPTTKRQVDVGSVLVSAASWGKLELGDTASDGLGSPAANKDTITVWDLNALVKLGVDELDDSDEGLEELIRSAVSLKLAEQEDDAFASGTGDANKMPLGISATGSGITQGVTAAAAGTLVFDDLVKVTYSVPAWARRRGKWVGNSTLEQAVALVKNGDGDYIWRESVRDGLPARLLGYEWQAMDGLPAFTSDATASKCAFFGDHYSGYMIADRRQIGVTRLAERFADEGKVGLIFRHRVGGGVIRPKALAFLNV, encoded by the coding sequence ATGACTACGGTTCACCCGTTCCTGGAGCGCGCCGCCCAGCACACTGCACAGGCGCGCGCGATCAACGATGAGTTCGAGGGCAAGGCTATGCCGGCCGAGGCCGCGAACCAGATGGAGAAGCACCTCCAGAAGGCCAGCGAGTACCGCCGTCAGGTGGAGCGCGAGGCTGCTCTTAAGTCCACCGAGGAATGGCTGGAGGAGCCCCAGTACAAGCACGACATGACCGGGGGGTCCGCCATCGCGGCCGAGTTCGGTCACGGTGCGCCGATCCTGGCGTCGGAGAAGAAGGAGGCCGCGAAGTCGGCGTTCTTCGACTACGTCCGCAAGGGCGAGTCCGGCCTGACGATCGAGCAGAAGGCCGCCCTCGTGGAGGACTCGGACGGCAACAAGCTGATCCCGACGGACTTCGCCGGCACGATCCTCAAGGATCTGCCGCGCGACGCCGTCTACCGCGGCATGGCGTTCGTTCGTCCGACCACGAAGCGTCAGGTCGACGTCGGCTCCGTGCTTGTCTCCGCGGCCTCGTGGGGCAAGCTCGAGCTGGGCGACACCGCCTCTGACGGCCTGGGCAGCCCGGCCGCCAACAAGGACACCATCACCGTCTGGGACCTCAACGCCCTGGTGAAGCTCGGTGTCGACGAGCTGGACGACTCCGACGAGGGCCTGGAGGAGCTGATCCGCTCCGCCGTCAGCCTGAAGCTCGCCGAGCAGGAGGACGACGCGTTCGCCTCTGGTACCGGTGACGCGAACAAGATGCCCCTGGGCATCTCGGCGACCGGCTCCGGCATCACGCAGGGCGTGACCGCGGCCGCCGCGGGCACGCTGGTGTTCGACGACCTCGTCAAGGTCACGTACTCCGTGCCCGCGTGGGCGCGCCGCCGCGGCAAGTGGGTCGGCAACTCCACGCTGGAGCAGGCCGTCGCGCTCGTCAAGAACGGTGACGGTGACTACATCTGGCGCGAGAGCGTCCGCGATGGTCTCCCGGCCCGTCTGCTCGGCTACGAGTGGCAGGCCATGGACGGTCTGCCGGCGTTCACGTCGGACGCGACCGCGAGCAAGTGCGCCTTCTTCGGCGACCACTACTCGGGCTACATGATCGCCGACCGTCGCCAGATCGGCGTCACCCGCCTCGCCGAGCGTTTCGCGGACGAGGGAAAGGTCGGTCTGATCTTCCGTCACCGCGTCGGCGGCGGCGTGATCCGCCCGAAGGCCCTGGCGTTCCTGAACGTCTGA
- a CDS encoding terminase family protein: MTTAWPRVVAQCADMGIVFDQWQHGAGSIILGKRADGKYAATVGGVVLSIPRQVGKTFLVGMIVIALCILHPGMTVLWTAHRTRTGSKTFQSMQGYVKRRKIAPHILGIRSVNGEQEIRFRNGSVIMFGARADGFGRGFDEVDIEVFDEAQILSEKALEDMIAATNQSRQEAGALLFFMGTPPRPSDAGEEFANRREKALSGKSKNMVYIEFGADRAAKLDDHKQWAKANPSFPHHTPIESMERMRENLTNEDSFRREGLGIWDDTTGATAFGPAWAACGGERPSKKLPVAAYGIAADLDLEHAAITAAYVEGDVVHVKPVEHAKGAGWVVDKAVALNAKKAAPFVVDGTGPAAVLIPKLKTAGLRVVVAKAADSLDACADIVERARQKTFRHANYPELNQAVDDAVKKASGDRWKWERRPPKGAEVPDITPLEAATWAVWALARPAAPPPEIF; this comes from the coding sequence GTGACGACGGCTTGGCCCAGGGTTGTCGCGCAGTGCGCGGACATGGGCATCGTGTTCGACCAGTGGCAGCACGGCGCCGGCTCGATCATCTTGGGCAAGCGCGCGGACGGGAAGTACGCGGCGACGGTCGGTGGCGTGGTGCTGTCAATCCCGCGCCAGGTCGGCAAGACGTTCCTGGTCGGCATGATCGTGATCGCCCTGTGCATCCTGCATCCGGGGATGACGGTGCTGTGGACTGCGCACCGTACGCGCACGGGTTCCAAGACGTTCCAGTCGATGCAGGGCTACGTGAAGCGGCGCAAGATCGCGCCCCACATCCTCGGCATCCGGTCGGTCAACGGCGAGCAGGAGATCCGGTTCCGCAACGGCTCGGTGATCATGTTCGGCGCTCGAGCGGACGGCTTCGGTCGCGGGTTCGACGAGGTCGACATCGAGGTCTTCGATGAGGCGCAGATCCTGTCCGAGAAGGCCCTCGAGGACATGATCGCGGCGACGAACCAGTCCCGCCAGGAAGCCGGCGCGCTGCTGTTCTTCATGGGCACTCCCCCCCGGCCGAGCGACGCGGGCGAGGAGTTCGCGAACCGTCGCGAGAAGGCCCTGTCGGGCAAGTCGAAGAACATGGTCTACATCGAGTTCGGTGCGGATCGTGCCGCGAAGCTGGATGACCACAAGCAGTGGGCGAAGGCGAACCCGAGCTTCCCGCATCACACGCCCATCGAGTCGATGGAGCGGATGCGGGAGAACCTGACGAACGAGGACTCGTTCCGTCGCGAGGGTCTGGGAATCTGGGACGACACGACTGGCGCGACAGCGTTCGGTCCCGCGTGGGCTGCTTGTGGTGGTGAGCGGCCGTCGAAGAAGCTGCCGGTCGCGGCGTACGGCATCGCGGCCGACCTGGACCTCGAGCACGCGGCCATCACCGCGGCGTACGTCGAGGGCGACGTGGTGCACGTGAAGCCGGTCGAGCACGCCAAAGGTGCCGGTTGGGTGGTGGACAAGGCGGTCGCGCTCAACGCGAAGAAGGCGGCCCCGTTCGTCGTGGACGGCACAGGTCCGGCCGCAGTGCTCATCCCGAAGCTGAAGACGGCCGGTCTGCGCGTCGTGGTGGCGAAGGCGGCTGACTCGCTGGATGCGTGCGCCGACATCGTCGAGCGTGCGCGGCAGAAGACGTTCCGGCACGCGAACTACCCCGAGCTGAACCAGGCCGTGGATGACGCGGTGAAGAAGGCGTCGGGCGACCGGTGGAAGTGGGAGCGGCGGCCGCCGAAGGGCGCCGAGGTCCCGGACATCACCCCGCTCGAGGCAGCGACCTGGGCCGTGTGGGCTCTGGCTCGGCCAGCCGCTCCGCCACCCGAGATCTTCTGA
- a CDS encoding lambda exonuclease family protein, whose amino-acid sequence MTLTTYPNLIQGTDEWLQARCGIVTASVVGKLLTPTLKVADNDTSRGLLRTLVAERITGHVEDTVRTPDMWRGVEMEPYAREIYAERYAHTPVHEMGFMVRDGIDGRRLGYSPDGLVAKDGAIEIKCPQPKEHVRVLLADEVPAGYMAQIQTGLLVSGRSWCDYVSYSGGLPLYVKRVKRDPAWREAIVAALAQFEENAAAMVAAYEVAATRYPATERIPELGEMEIA is encoded by the coding sequence ATGACCCTCACCACGTACCCAAACCTGATCCAAGGAACGGACGAGTGGCTGCAAGCACGGTGCGGCATCGTCACGGCCTCGGTCGTTGGGAAGCTGCTCACACCCACCCTCAAGGTCGCCGACAACGACACCTCACGTGGCCTGCTGAGAACGCTCGTGGCAGAACGGATTACGGGCCACGTCGAGGACACCGTACGCACGCCGGACATGTGGCGAGGCGTGGAGATGGAGCCGTACGCGCGCGAGATCTACGCCGAGCGGTACGCCCACACGCCCGTCCACGAGATGGGCTTCATGGTCCGCGACGGCATCGACGGACGCCGACTCGGCTACTCCCCGGACGGGCTCGTAGCCAAGGACGGGGCCATCGAGATCAAGTGCCCGCAGCCCAAGGAGCACGTCCGCGTGCTGCTCGCCGACGAGGTGCCCGCCGGCTACATGGCCCAGATCCAGACCGGGCTACTCGTCTCCGGCCGCTCCTGGTGCGACTACGTGTCCTACTCCGGCGGCCTGCCCCTGTACGTCAAGCGGGTCAAGCGCGACCCCGCATGGCGCGAGGCCATCGTCGCCGCGCTCGCGCAGTTCGAGGAGAACGCCGCCGCCATGGTCGCCGCCTACGAGGTAGCCGCCACCCGCTACCCCGCCACCGAACGCATCCCCGAACTCGGAGAGATGGAGATCGCCTGA
- a CDS encoding HNH endonuclease, which translates to MAVTKRTRFEVLRRDNYTCRYCRSSEGALTIDHVTPVALGGTDDPDNLVACCKDCNAGKGSSSPDAESVAAVTEDALRWAKALQAAAQERAADRDGDREQIEAFRRTWDAATVTSQLPMNWESSVRRFLAGGLTTEDITDAVHITASRLSPWSGRNHFRYFCGICWSNIRDLQERAKQILDEEVPGGE; encoded by the coding sequence ATGGCTGTCACCAAGCGCACCCGATTCGAAGTTCTCCGCCGCGACAACTACACGTGCCGGTACTGCCGCTCGAGCGAGGGCGCGCTGACCATCGACCACGTCACGCCGGTCGCGCTCGGCGGCACCGACGACCCGGACAACCTCGTCGCGTGCTGCAAGGACTGCAACGCCGGCAAGGGCAGCTCTAGCCCCGACGCCGAGTCGGTTGCCGCCGTGACGGAGGACGCCCTGCGATGGGCTAAGGCGCTACAAGCCGCCGCCCAAGAGCGGGCCGCCGACCGCGACGGTGATCGTGAGCAGATCGAGGCTTTCCGCCGGACCTGGGATGCGGCGACGGTCACGTCTCAGCTGCCGATGAACTGGGAGTCGAGTGTCCGTCGGTTCCTCGCAGGCGGGCTGACCACGGAGGACATCACGGACGCCGTGCACATCACCGCGAGCCGTCTCTCGCCATGGTCCGGACGTAACCACTTCCGCTACTTCTGCGGCATCTGCTGGAGCAACATTCGCGACCTCCAGGAGCGGGCCAAGCAGATCCTGGACGAGGAGGTCCCAGGTGGCGAGTGA
- a CDS encoding YegP family protein — MARAPKITVYRDVLGDWRWRYVAANGQTLAGSSEGYVRRIDCVRAMAAVCGTSYECRNRLRTPDGGIYEQGRMWRGAYSHVFVEVVP; from the coding sequence ATGGCGCGCGCACCGAAGATCACCGTCTACCGCGACGTGCTCGGGGACTGGCGCTGGCGGTACGTCGCAGCAAACGGGCAGACCCTCGCCGGCAGCAGCGAGGGCTACGTCCGCCGCATCGACTGCGTGCGTGCCATGGCAGCCGTGTGCGGCACGTCCTACGAGTGCCGCAACCGGCTGCGCACACCCGACGGCGGCATCTACGAGCAGGGGCGGATGTGGCGCGGCGCGTACTCGCACGTGTTTGTCGAGGTCGTTCCTTGA
- a CDS encoding peptidoglycan-binding domain-containing protein, with protein sequence MSLRFTRRTHQVVLHCFIRDVFLPLAKKRGLSSVVYEDGYYDPIDFSGHFTRAFTWHSPLRAFKYAGRKYGSAADLNVTPTSRERAFFLSELFHHSAYWGIASRFEGGTHAHLDCGGDERFGDSASLHSQSTHIGSPNFAATGNPIAIDGNWGANTWRKVQKVAGLPITGNGDAATVRWIQSRCGAKQDGAFGPATAAALAKRVGTKVSPRPGGTNQGNTAVQIYLMLNRAL encoded by the coding sequence ATGAGCCTGCGATTCACCCGCCGTACGCACCAGGTCGTCCTGCACTGCTTCATCCGCGACGTGTTCCTACCGCTCGCCAAGAAGCGCGGCCTGTCCTCGGTCGTCTACGAGGACGGCTACTACGACCCGATCGACTTCTCGGGCCACTTCACCAGAGCCTTCACGTGGCACTCGCCGCTGCGGGCGTTCAAGTACGCCGGCCGCAAGTACGGCTCGGCTGCCGACCTGAATGTCACCCCGACGAGCCGCGAGCGGGCGTTCTTCCTGAGCGAGCTCTTCCACCACTCGGCGTACTGGGGCATCGCGTCACGGTTCGAGGGCGGCACGCACGCGCACCTCGACTGCGGCGGCGACGAGCGATTCGGCGACTCCGCCTCGCTGCACAGCCAGTCCACGCACATCGGCTCGCCGAACTTCGCCGCGACCGGCAATCCCATTGCCATTGATGGGAATTGGGGCGCCAACACCTGGCGCAAGGTCCAGAAGGTCGCGGGCCTACCCATCACCGGCAACGGCGACGCCGCCACCGTCCGCTGGATCCAGTCCCGATGCGGCGCAAAGCAAGACGGCGCATTCGGTCCCGCCACTGCGGCGGCCCTCGCCAAGCGAGTCGGCACCAAGGTCTCCCCGCGACCCGGCGGGACAAACCAGGGAAACACCGCCGTGCAGATCTACCTCATGCTCAACCGCGCTCTCTGA
- a CDS encoding sialidase family protein produces the protein MLVTVEPNNVPPRVRIETPSSSVARVGADGSRVVVRGSLQSEVPPPFTAAASSSVVRDTALYEAFPFVVRHPDTGVMMGAWRTSATHVDNTGARCATSVSTNDGVTWSTPKIVNPGLGARDQGAAGVVPLPGGKFGLHFMAKAPYQGWFTTTADNGTTWSAPVEISRPAGTWFFPCGLARITDGTGSMVLLAIGYGGTGAVDVNSASTMVEVSRNGGLTWSHLATIGEQTAGTNRAYLEGQIVQSPTSGELVMLLRFEQGTGGGATTYRIMVSRSTDYGATWSVPSTALNGLAGQPTLCASRDGVLVTDLRVPEQDSSGAQTTGRHTWAYSRDDGRTWSVGGQFETGGRMGYGQFCQTAGSDLLAFYSVETTTNTNADIRTRRFSALSAADALVIYDYECPQETPVTYDDGYASSAPVTMPDVGKWLIPCSRPSLGCRFDTDKESLSAWERGETRSVLEIPGAKPFIVTRRSPGRSTSIDAFTYGAEDAQRIRAALLAPGSYFLSAPSRFWMLEGASYVDVSGVKETPRGIQKTPAWNWSMTLTEVERPIDLSTSLTGWDAMPDPPWMQTMPTSWAEMPA, from the coding sequence ATGCTTGTCACGGTCGAGCCCAACAACGTGCCACCGCGGGTGCGGATCGAGACCCCGTCGTCGTCGGTGGCGCGCGTTGGTGCGGACGGCTCGCGCGTCGTGGTGCGTGGGTCGCTGCAGTCCGAGGTCCCGCCTCCGTTCACCGCGGCTGCGAGCTCGTCTGTTGTGCGGGACACGGCGCTCTACGAGGCGTTCCCGTTCGTCGTGCGGCACCCGGACACGGGCGTGATGATGGGTGCCTGGCGTACGTCGGCCACGCACGTCGACAACACCGGTGCTCGGTGCGCGACGTCGGTCAGCACGAACGATGGCGTTACGTGGAGCACGCCGAAGATCGTGAACCCCGGTCTGGGCGCTCGCGATCAAGGCGCCGCCGGCGTGGTGCCGCTGCCGGGCGGCAAGTTCGGCCTGCACTTCATGGCCAAGGCTCCGTATCAGGGCTGGTTCACGACCACGGCCGACAACGGCACCACCTGGTCCGCGCCCGTGGAGATCTCGCGTCCAGCTGGCACGTGGTTCTTCCCGTGCGGCCTGGCGCGGATCACGGACGGCACAGGCTCCATGGTGCTGCTCGCGATCGGGTACGGCGGCACTGGTGCGGTGGACGTGAACTCGGCTTCGACGATGGTCGAGGTGTCGCGCAACGGCGGACTCACCTGGTCGCACCTGGCCACAATCGGCGAGCAGACCGCGGGCACGAATCGGGCCTACCTCGAGGGGCAGATCGTGCAGTCGCCGACGTCGGGCGAGCTGGTCATGCTGCTTCGTTTCGAGCAGGGCACGGGCGGCGGCGCGACGACGTACCGGATCATGGTCTCGCGCAGCACGGACTACGGCGCGACGTGGTCGGTGCCCTCGACCGCCCTGAATGGGTTGGCTGGCCAGCCGACTCTGTGCGCCTCGCGCGATGGCGTGCTCGTCACGGATCTCCGCGTGCCCGAGCAGGACTCCAGTGGAGCGCAGACGACCGGCCGCCACACATGGGCGTACTCGCGGGACGACGGCCGCACGTGGTCTGTCGGCGGCCAGTTCGAGACCGGCGGGCGGATGGGCTACGGCCAGTTCTGCCAGACCGCTGGCTCCGACCTGTTGGCGTTCTACTCGGTCGAGACCACCACGAACACCAACGCCGACATCCGTACTCGCAGGTTCTCGGCGCTGTCGGCGGCGGACGCGCTGGTCATCTACGACTACGAGTGCCCGCAGGAAACGCCGGTCACCTACGACGACGGGTACGCCTCGTCTGCCCCGGTGACCATGCCGGACGTCGGCAAGTGGTTGATCCCCTGCAGCCGCCCGTCGCTGGGCTGCCGGTTCGACACCGACAAGGAATCCCTCAGCGCGTGGGAGCGCGGAGAGACGCGGTCGGTGCTGGAGATCCCCGGCGCCAAGCCGTTCATCGTCACGCGACGCTCCCCCGGCCGGTCGACCAGCATCGACGCCTTCACTTACGGAGCTGAGGACGCGCAGCGGATCCGCGCCGCGCTCTTGGCACCTGGCTCTTACTTCCTGTCTGCGCCGTCACGGTTCTGGATGCTCGAGGGCGCCTCGTACGTGGACGTGTCAGGCGTCAAGGAGACCCCCCGCGGCATCCAGAAGACGCCGGCGTGGAACTGGTCCATGACGCTGACCGAGGTGGAGCGGCCGATTGACCTGTCGACGTCACTGACCGGTTGGGACGCCATGCCGGACCCGCCGTGGATGCAGACGATGCCGACGTCGTGGGCGGAGATGCCCGCGTGA
- a CDS encoding MerR family transcriptional regulator: MTTDQRPSSKASLPAGLTYRQFDYWCGLGLIPGQPERLGSGHRRKLTRDQIEHLRVMAQLVRAGFTPSAASEASVSIRATGSWRVGPFTVEQVAS, encoded by the coding sequence ATGACCACCGACCAGCGCCCATCATCCAAGGCATCGCTCCCCGCGGGCCTCACTTACCGGCAGTTCGACTACTGGTGCGGCCTCGGACTCATCCCCGGCCAGCCCGAACGGCTCGGCTCCGGGCACCGACGGAAGCTGACCCGCGACCAGATCGAGCACCTGCGCGTCATGGCCCAACTGGTCCGCGCCGGATTCACGCCGTCCGCCGCATCCGAGGCGTCCGTCAGCATCCGCGCCACCGGTTCGTGGCGCGTCGGCCCGTTCACCGTCGAGCAGGTGGCGTCATGA
- a CDS encoding phage portal protein: protein MGWLSSSPAPAESKNDTTSGLLRFFNPSTPDPEFPASTFLNHVSHGYDKNELAYACIVEKATSGPEAPVRVYDALGRRGEPIEDHPMRRLLASPNPLLSEYELFELLYLHLDLAGNGFWEVVRDRAGTPVELWPLRPDLVRMKRGTRQVSYGYVVGGRTVPVEAIHFKLPNPVDPMVGTPPMRAALRATALDNEATDFVKALLQNSAVPGVVVTMSDLQHVLDQETTNRLKAMWKSAYGGRKRGEPAFLQTGMDVKQLGLNLKDLEFPDLRTISESRICMSFGVPPILVGAKVGLDRSTFANYAEARVSFWEETLMPLQRRIRDTLERQLLPMFPSGAGRRRVILRNDTSEVLALKESESARWTRATEGLRAGGMTMNDWRREVGLPEVPGGEVFLMPSGVIATRDAAGELQQVGTAQPATQPDPKPDPDPPADDAKAALRDRETERAEAALVAYLEGRRADVLGQIHGKAVGIDPATWNANLTGVLATLGLAASSAAGASTSETYDIERTKAYQHRRAENAAKALNYTIAERAREALVSPDPHAAVADLFDALKASTAQQIAAEMTDESLAWGVAEAGRQASRRDHDTTE from the coding sequence ATGGGTTGGCTGTCCAGCTCGCCCGCTCCCGCCGAGTCGAAGAACGACACGACGTCTGGGCTGCTGAGGTTCTTCAACCCCTCGACGCCAGACCCGGAGTTCCCGGCGTCGACGTTCCTGAACCACGTCTCGCACGGGTATGACAAGAACGAGCTTGCCTACGCGTGCATCGTCGAGAAGGCGACGTCTGGCCCTGAGGCTCCGGTGCGTGTGTACGACGCGCTCGGCCGCCGCGGTGAGCCGATCGAGGATCACCCGATGCGCCGGCTGCTGGCGTCGCCGAACCCGCTGCTGTCGGAGTACGAGCTGTTCGAGCTGCTCTACCTACACCTGGACCTGGCCGGCAATGGGTTCTGGGAGGTTGTGCGCGATCGCGCGGGGACTCCCGTCGAGCTGTGGCCGCTTCGCCCCGATCTGGTGCGGATGAAGCGGGGTACGCGGCAGGTCTCGTATGGCTACGTCGTCGGCGGTCGGACGGTTCCGGTCGAGGCGATCCACTTCAAGCTGCCTAACCCGGTTGATCCGATGGTCGGCACTCCCCCGATGCGCGCAGCCTTGCGCGCCACGGCGCTGGATAACGAGGCGACCGACTTCGTCAAGGCGCTGTTGCAAAACAGCGCGGTCCCTGGCGTCGTCGTGACGATGTCCGACCTGCAGCACGTCCTCGACCAGGAGACAACGAACCGACTCAAGGCGATGTGGAAGTCGGCCTACGGCGGGCGCAAGCGTGGCGAGCCCGCGTTCCTGCAGACCGGCATGGACGTCAAGCAGCTCGGCCTCAACCTCAAGGATCTCGAGTTCCCCGACCTGCGCACGATCAGCGAGTCGCGGATCTGCATGTCGTTCGGCGTGCCACCGATCCTCGTCGGCGCGAAGGTCGGGCTGGACCGATCCACGTTCGCCAACTACGCCGAGGCGCGCGTCTCCTTCTGGGAAGAGACGCTGATGCCGCTGCAGCGCCGCATCCGGGACACCCTCGAGCGTCAGCTGCTCCCGATGTTCCCCTCTGGCGCCGGCCGTCGTCGCGTGATCCTGCGCAACGACACGTCCGAGGTGCTGGCACTCAAGGAGTCCGAGAGCGCTCGCTGGACGCGAGCGACCGAGGGCCTGCGTGCGGGTGGCATGACGATGAACGACTGGCGCCGCGAGGTCGGCCTGCCCGAGGTTCCTGGCGGCGAGGTGTTCTTGATGCCCTCCGGCGTGATCGCTACCCGCGACGCGGCCGGCGAGCTGCAACAGGTGGGAACGGCCCAGCCCGCTACCCAGCCGGACCCCAAGCCGGATCCGGACCCGCCAGCCGATGACGCGAAGGCGGCGCTGCGCGATCGGGAGACCGAGCGAGCCGAGGCGGCCCTCGTGGCCTACCTCGAGGGCCGTCGTGCCGACGTTCTGGGCCAGATCCACGGCAAGGCAGTCGGCATCGACCCGGCTACCTGGAACGCGAACCTGACTGGCGTCCTGGCCACGCTCGGACTAGCCGCATCGTCTGCGGCCGGCGCGTCCACCTCGGAGACGTACGACATCGAGCGCACTAAGGCATACCAGCACCGTCGCGCCGAGAACGCAGCCAAGGCCCTGAACTACACCATCGCCGAACGCGCACGCGAGGCGCTCGTCTCGCCCGACCCGCACGCCGCCGTCGCCGACCTGTTCGACGCGCTCAAGGCGTCCACAGCACAGCAGATCGCAGCAGAGATGACCGACGAGTCCCTTGCCTGGGGCGTCGCCGAAGCAGGCCGTCAGGCCTCACGCCGCGACCACGACACCACCGAGTAG